The following proteins are co-located in the candidate division WOR-3 bacterium genome:
- a CDS encoding L-rhamnose isomerase, with protein sequence IIRCDALSRIYIGLDYFDATLNRIGAWVLGARSVQKALLYALLEPIKMLKKFEERKDYISRLGIYEALKTLPFSAVWDYFCFISNVPLDPDWLGAIKKYEQNILSKRRD encoded by the coding sequence AATCATAAGGTGCGATGCACTTTCAAGAATTTATATCGGGCTTGATTATTTTGATGCAACCCTCAACCGTATCGGTGCCTGGGTCCTGGGTGCGCGTTCAGTCCAGAAGGCACTATTATACGCCCTGCTTGAACCGATAAAGATGTTAAAGAAATTTGAAGAAAGAAAAGATTATATCTCCAGGCTCGGTATTTATGAAGCGTTAAAGACACTGCCTTTCAGTGCAGTCTGGGATTATTTCTGTTTTATCTCCAATGTCCCCCTTGACCCGGACTGGCTTGGTGCAATAAAAAAATACGAGCAGAATATTTTGAGCAAGCGAAGGGACTAA